In Aquimarina spinulae, a single window of DNA contains:
- a CDS encoding ABC transporter permease produces the protein MFKNYLKIAWRNLLKNKGYSVINIGGLAIGMTCFLLITLFIRNELSYDSYHENADNIYRVVHHSNKDDIEGGWIWGNAPVGPALKNDFSEVVEKVQFSGRSDVLLNYNERSFQEANCFYVDPTVFDVFSWPLVSGNPNTALKAPYSIVLTESIAKKYFGNEDPMGKSINGFGGRASDGLYTVTGIMKDVPSNSHFSFDILMSMSSFHQTRPDIFDAWGYVDFYTYFLVADNFDQAAFQAKIPGFLKKNRPSEEGEYYYNISFEPLKDTYLSSSAARQPGITGNLSNIYIFVIIGFFILIIACINFMNLATARSLERAKEVGVRKVIGADKKSLIYQFLGESLLMVFLSAIIGLVLVIICLPWMNTITGKQFLVNEIFNGITLSLYFGTALVTGILAGSYPAFILSNFKPSSVLKGVFRTSKKGVNLRKGLVVFQFSLSIALIASTVIVYSQLDYMLNKNLGFDREQQLVIDFNWDGQVRDNIETIKSEFLNHPDISSVSASRTVPGGHFPAAGTNIETKEGPMKSFSPFLYEVDVDFIPHYDIEVVAGRAYSRDFATDTISSMVINEAAAKSFGYADPLEIIGKRFEQWGKEGTIIGVVKDFNYLSLHQEVAPLTLRLEPESSRYFSLQIKSQNLQATIKDIEDKWSALVPHRPFLYSFLDDSFNTQYEADFKFKKLFTIFSFLAILIACLGLLGLAIYSAMQRTKEIGVRKVLGAEVTSIVTLLSKDFIKLVGIAILIATPFSWYAMNKWLNVYAYRVEVNWWVFALAGFLALTIALMTVSFHAIKAARTNPIKSLRTE, from the coding sequence ATGTTTAAGAATTATTTAAAAATTGCTTGGAGAAACCTATTAAAAAACAAGGGATATTCTGTTATAAATATAGGAGGTCTCGCTATAGGAATGACTTGCTTTTTGCTTATAACGTTGTTTATAAGGAACGAACTTTCTTATGATAGTTATCATGAAAATGCTGATAATATATATAGAGTAGTTCACCATAGTAATAAAGATGATATAGAAGGTGGTTGGATATGGGGGAATGCACCAGTAGGGCCAGCTTTAAAAAATGATTTTTCAGAAGTTGTTGAAAAAGTTCAATTTTCAGGAAGATCCGATGTTTTATTAAATTATAACGAACGTTCTTTTCAAGAAGCTAACTGTTTTTATGTAGATCCAACGGTATTTGATGTATTTAGTTGGCCTTTAGTTTCAGGAAACCCAAATACAGCTTTAAAAGCACCATATTCTATAGTATTAACCGAAAGTATAGCAAAAAAATATTTTGGTAATGAAGATCCTATGGGTAAAAGCATCAATGGCTTTGGAGGTAGAGCTAGTGATGGCCTCTACACAGTTACTGGTATAATGAAAGATGTGCCTTCTAATTCACATTTTTCTTTTGATATACTCATGTCTATGAGCTCTTTTCATCAAACTAGACCCGATATTTTTGATGCTTGGGGATATGTAGATTTTTATACCTATTTTTTGGTAGCAGATAATTTTGACCAAGCAGCGTTTCAAGCCAAGATACCTGGATTTTTGAAAAAAAACAGACCTTCTGAAGAAGGTGAATATTATTATAACATTTCATTCGAACCGTTAAAAGATACATATTTAAGTTCCAGCGCTGCTCGACAACCAGGGATAACAGGTAATTTATCTAATATTTACATTTTTGTGATTATTGGATTTTTCATACTTATAATTGCTTGTATTAATTTTATGAACCTTGCTACTGCCCGTTCGCTAGAAAGAGCAAAAGAAGTTGGAGTAAGAAAAGTAATTGGAGCAGATAAAAAAAGCTTGATTTATCAGTTTTTAGGAGAGTCATTGCTTATGGTTTTTTTATCCGCAATAATAGGTTTGGTATTGGTTATTATATGTCTTCCTTGGATGAACACTATAACAGGAAAGCAATTTTTAGTCAATGAGATTTTTAATGGCATTACACTTTCATTGTATTTCGGAACGGCATTAGTTACAGGAATATTAGCAGGAAGTTACCCCGCTTTTATATTGTCTAATTTTAAACCATCAAGTGTACTTAAAGGAGTTTTTAGAACTTCAAAAAAAGGAGTTAACCTAAGAAAAGGGCTTGTTGTATTTCAATTTAGTCTTTCTATCGCTTTAATAGCAAGTACTGTAATAGTATATTCTCAATTGGATTATATGCTAAATAAGAATCTGGGTTTTGATAGAGAGCAACAGTTGGTTATTGATTTCAATTGGGATGGTCAAGTACGTGATAACATAGAAACCATTAAAAGTGAATTTTTAAATCATCCAGATATTAGTTCAGTTTCAGCTTCAAGAACAGTCCCTGGAGGCCATTTCCCGGCAGCAGGAACCAATATAGAAACCAAAGAGGGTCCAATGAAATCTTTTAGTCCTTTTTTATATGAAGTTGATGTTGATTTTATACCTCATTATGATATTGAAGTAGTTGCTGGTAGAGCTTACTCAAGGGACTTTGCAACAGATACTATTTCTTCTATGGTTATTAATGAAGCAGCAGCTAAAAGTTTTGGATATGCAGATCCATTAGAAATTATAGGAAAACGTTTTGAACAATGGGGCAAAGAAGGTACAATTATAGGGGTAGTAAAAGATTTTAATTATTTATCCTTACACCAAGAAGTAGCCCCCTTAACATTACGATTAGAACCTGAGAGTAGTAGGTATTTTTCTTTACAAATAAAATCTCAAAATCTTCAGGCGACTATTAAAGATATAGAAGATAAATGGTCTGCTTTAGTTCCTCATCGTCCGTTTTTATATAGTTTTTTAGATGACTCTTTTAATACACAGTATGAAGCTGATTTTAAGTTTAAGAAACTATTTACCATATTTTCATTTCTAGCTATTCTAATAGCTTGTTTAGGTTTATTAGGCTTAGCCATTTATAGTGCTATGCAAAGAACTAAAGAAATAGGCGTTCGAAAAGTATTAGGTGCCGAGGTTACAAGTATAGTAACGCTTTTATCTAAAGACTTTATCAAGTTAGTAGGCATTGCAATTCTTATTGCTACACCGTTTTCTTGGTATGCGATGAATAAATGGCTTAATGTGTATGCGTATAGAGTGGAAGTAAATTGGTGGGTTTTTGCCTTAGCAGGATTCTTGGCCTTAACAATAGCATTAATGACAGTTAGTTTTCATGCCATTAAAGCGGCTAGAACAAACCCAATCAAAAGCTTGCGAACAGAATAA
- a CDS encoding ABC transporter permease, whose protein sequence is MFKNHLKIAWRNLKKQPFFTFLNTFGLAIGMVGGLLISLYIYDELSFDKMFADADRIYRINVDVKFGGNAEEYAEVSAPMAEAMKRDYPQIEMATRFRNLRSVFIRKSDTELNIKETRAAYVDTTFFEMFGFDLLVGNPKTALKEPNTLILTKTAAEKHFGINEALGQNVILDNRDTYTVVGVIDDMPKNSFIRNHNIFIAMAGYEDATSTEWGNHNYPTFIKLKPGADIKDFDTFLESALRDYVIPGVQKYSPGITEEQFLASGNYLNFSTIALTDIHLHSSRYPELSANGDIQNVYILSFIALFLIILASVNFMNLSTAHSLKRAKEVGVRKTLGSNKSELIRQFLIESGLISFMSLVLAIIVASISVPFFNELAGKEISIPFTNPFFWLILLVSVIVLSLFSGSYPAFFMSKFKPIQALKGITENGIGGGKIRNSLVVFQFAISVFLIISTLVVFQQLKFIQNKDLGFTKDQVLIINDVYATENKIASFKEEVQQLAQVKNTSVSGFLPTPSFRGNSTFYREGLKNDHEKAINMSDWNVDFDYVSTLNLEIIAGRDFNRQFSTDSTAMILNESAVAVLGVTPKEALGIRLSSDYDGGEVIFRTVVGVVKDFHYESLRRDIDALSLSLNNSLGSMAVKLNAGDFSNTIAQIETIWNRISPDQPFDYYFMDESFNTTYQAEQRLGRIFIIFTILSILIACLGLFGLAAFNAEKRTKEIGVRKVLGASVSQITYRLTIDFLKLVGIAILISLPLGWFAMSKWLEDFSYRIEISWWVLIIAAFLAVGISILTVSYQSIKAAIVNPVKSLRTE, encoded by the coding sequence ATGTTTAAAAATCACTTAAAAATAGCCTGGAGAAATCTAAAAAAACAACCCTTTTTTACTTTTCTAAATACGTTTGGTCTTGCAATTGGTATGGTAGGTGGACTACTGATTTCATTATACATCTACGATGAATTGAGTTTTGATAAGATGTTTGCAGATGCTGATCGGATCTATAGGATAAATGTAGATGTAAAATTTGGAGGAAACGCCGAAGAATATGCAGAAGTATCTGCTCCTATGGCCGAAGCTATGAAAAGAGATTACCCACAGATAGAAATGGCCACACGATTTAGGAATTTGAGGAGTGTGTTTATCAGAAAAAGTGATACCGAGTTAAATATAAAAGAAACAAGAGCTGCTTATGTAGATACCACTTTTTTCGAAATGTTTGGTTTTGATTTGTTGGTAGGAAACCCCAAGACAGCTCTAAAAGAACCTAATACTTTGATCCTAACCAAAACTGCAGCAGAAAAACACTTTGGGATAAACGAAGCTTTAGGACAAAATGTGATATTAGACAATAGGGATACATATACAGTAGTAGGTGTTATAGATGATATGCCAAAGAATTCTTTCATTAGAAACCACAATATTTTTATTGCGATGGCCGGATATGAAGATGCTACCTCTACCGAATGGGGGAACCATAATTATCCAACTTTTATTAAGTTAAAACCGGGTGCAGATATCAAAGATTTTGATACTTTTTTAGAATCTGCATTAAGAGATTATGTAATTCCTGGAGTACAAAAATATTCCCCAGGGATAACAGAAGAGCAATTTTTGGCTTCAGGAAATTATCTTAATTTTAGCACCATAGCCTTAACAGATATTCATCTACATTCTAGTAGGTATCCAGAATTAAGTGCAAATGGTGATATTCAAAACGTTTATATTCTTTCTTTTATCGCATTATTTTTGATTATTCTGGCAAGTGTTAATTTCATGAACCTATCTACTGCGCATTCTCTTAAGAGGGCAAAAGAAGTAGGAGTTCGTAAGACATTAGGTTCTAATAAATCAGAGCTCATCAGACAGTTTTTGATAGAATCTGGGTTGATTTCTTTTATGTCATTAGTACTAGCCATTATAGTAGCTTCAATTTCGGTTCCTTTTTTTAATGAACTTGCAGGGAAAGAAATTTCCATACCGTTTACCAATCCTTTTTTCTGGTTGATTTTGCTGGTTTCAGTAATAGTATTAAGTCTTTTTTCGGGGAGTTATCCTGCATTTTTTATGTCAAAATTTAAGCCTATACAGGCATTAAAGGGTATAACCGAAAATGGTATAGGAGGAGGAAAAATAAGAAATTCCTTGGTTGTTTTTCAGTTTGCTATTTCTGTGTTTTTGATTATAAGTACTCTGGTTGTTTTTCAACAATTAAAATTTATTCAAAACAAGGATTTGGGATTTACAAAAGATCAGGTTTTAATTATAAATGATGTGTATGCTACCGAAAACAAAATAGCATCGTTTAAAGAAGAAGTACAGCAATTAGCTCAGGTAAAAAATACATCGGTAAGTGGCTTTTTACCAACACCTTCATTTCGAGGTAATAGTACATTTTATAGAGAAGGGTTAAAAAATGATCATGAAAAAGCAATCAATATGAGTGATTGGAATGTTGATTTTGATTATGTGTCAACTCTAAATTTAGAAATCATTGCAGGACGTGATTTTAATCGACAATTTAGTACAGATTCTACGGCCATGATTCTTAATGAATCGGCTGTAGCTGTTTTAGGAGTAACACCAAAAGAAGCACTTGGGATACGATTATCATCGGATTATGATGGAGGTGAAGTTATATTTAGAACTGTAGTAGGAGTTGTTAAGGATTTTCATTACGAATCTTTAAGAAGAGATATTGATGCGTTGAGCCTTTCGCTGAACAATAGTCTTGGATCAATGGCAGTAAAACTTAATGCCGGAGATTTCTCTAATACTATAGCGCAAATTGAAACTATCTGGAACAGAATATCTCCAGATCAGCCTTTCGATTATTATTTCATGGATGAATCTTTCAATACGACTTATCAAGCAGAACAACGATTGGGTCGAATTTTTATCATATTTACCATTCTATCTATTCTAATTGCTTGTCTTGGACTATTTGGTCTGGCTGCATTTAATGCAGAAAAACGAACCAAAGAAATAGGAGTAAGAAAAGTACTAGGTGCTAGTGTAAGTCAAATAACATATAGACTTACCATTGATTTTCTTAAACTCGTTGGGATAGCAATATTGATATCTCTACCATTAGGATGGTTTGCAATGAGTAAGTGGCTAGAAGATTTTTCATACCGAATAGAAATTAGTTGGTGGGTATTGATTATCGCAGCTTTTCTTGCCGTCGGGATTTCGATATTGACTGTGAGCTATCAAAGTATTAAAGCAGCAATTGTCAATCCAGTAAAAAGCTTGCGAACAGAATAA
- a CDS encoding ABC transporter permease produces the protein MLKNHLKIAWRNLTKNKLQTCINLLGLTVGTVCCLSIIVFVFAQLGYDTHHEDAESLYRIRTVITGNGNGGADFNAATSSPPIAFALKEDFPEVIEACRIVYFGEGNDALLRVQDSKESYFESRGYLADPTFFKLFSYSFKEGSATGALVNPNTVVLSATLAKKLFGSEQALHKNLVLGSGEDELILTITGVFDDNDAKSHLNPNYILSMNSPGLGEFVRNEQNFATQNFVHSYVKLLPGSNEKQLQEKLPAFLQNRGAQNLAAVGFDKALLLQKVKDIHLYSKGISNQIDTVSNIQYLYLLLILALFIQVVACINFINLSTARANKRAKEIGVRKAVGANRGSLIRQFLGESIVLSLFALVISIPITALVLPFVNILTKGNIHYTALFDLKILMPLLALSIFSGLFAGAYPALILSAIKPVKVLKGTINVSTGSGNFRKALVVFQFIVSITLIATVIIVNKQVEYSQTKDMGFDKENLIAIRLGTDEAIGKFDALRSQVSTVSGVTDVAGSNHYPSEYIMNDLGLYLPGENPANQTLVKYNGVSDNYFKTVGTPLLVGRDLRANDSTQVIVNKATIDAFNIDIDNALSSKLIQTYEGETSVYEIVGVVTDYHFASLKESIAPILLFNDNEPGWLIVKTETTDFKTLLANLDRSWTSINPSTPFVYTFVDKEVGKLFVEEKRLSQISIVFTCLAILISCLGLFGLISFMAEQKKKEIGIRKVLGASVGTVINMLTKDFIKLVLIALIIATPLAYYYMEDWLQGFAYRISISWWIFALAGAITMGITILTVCVQAFKAATANPVKSLRTE, from the coding sequence ATGCTAAAAAATCACTTAAAAATAGCTTGGAGAAATCTTACAAAAAATAAACTTCAGACATGTATAAACTTACTAGGTCTTACTGTAGGTACCGTTTGTTGTCTAAGTATCATAGTATTTGTATTTGCTCAATTGGGTTATGATACACATCATGAAGATGCAGAATCTCTTTATAGAATAAGAACTGTAATTACTGGTAATGGTAATGGTGGTGCTGATTTTAATGCAGCTACAAGTTCTCCTCCTATAGCTTTTGCTTTAAAAGAAGATTTTCCAGAAGTAATAGAAGCATGTCGAATTGTATACTTTGGTGAAGGTAATGATGCACTGTTGCGAGTTCAGGATAGTAAAGAAAGCTATTTCGAATCTCGCGGTTATTTGGCAGATCCAACGTTTTTTAAACTATTTAGCTATTCTTTTAAAGAAGGTAGCGCTACTGGTGCACTAGTAAACCCTAATACTGTTGTTCTTTCTGCTACATTAGCCAAAAAATTATTCGGATCAGAACAAGCTTTACACAAAAATCTAGTTCTAGGCAGTGGTGAGGATGAATTAATTTTGACCATTACAGGAGTTTTTGACGATAATGATGCAAAATCTCATCTTAATCCAAATTATATTTTAAGTATGAATTCTCCTGGGTTGGGAGAGTTTGTCAGAAATGAACAAAACTTTGCAACTCAGAATTTTGTACATAGCTATGTAAAATTACTTCCTGGGTCTAATGAGAAGCAACTGCAAGAAAAACTACCTGCATTTTTGCAAAATCGCGGAGCACAAAATTTGGCAGCGGTGGGCTTTGATAAAGCGTTATTGTTGCAAAAAGTTAAAGATATTCACCTTTACTCTAAAGGAATCTCTAATCAGATTGATACCGTCTCGAATATTCAATATTTATATCTACTACTTATTCTTGCTCTATTTATTCAGGTAGTGGCATGTATTAACTTCATTAATCTAAGTACGGCACGGGCAAATAAACGCGCCAAAGAAATTGGAGTAAGAAAAGCGGTAGGCGCAAATAGAGGATCCTTAATACGTCAATTTTTAGGAGAATCAATAGTACTATCTCTATTTGCTTTAGTGATAAGTATTCCTATAACAGCTTTAGTGTTACCTTTTGTGAATATACTTACTAAGGGAAATATACACTACACCGCTTTGTTTGATTTGAAAATTTTAATGCCTTTACTGGCATTAAGTATATTTAGTGGGTTATTTGCCGGAGCGTATCCAGCTTTGATCTTATCGGCTATCAAACCAGTTAAGGTACTTAAAGGCACCATTAATGTATCAACAGGTAGTGGAAACTTCCGCAAGGCATTGGTTGTCTTTCAGTTTATCGTATCAATCACCTTGATAGCTACGGTAATAATAGTGAATAAGCAAGTAGAATATTCACAAACCAAAGATATGGGGTTTGATAAAGAAAACCTTATTGCAATTCGCTTAGGAACCGATGAAGCGATAGGGAAGTTTGATGCATTACGATCTCAAGTATCAACAGTATCTGGAGTTACCGATGTTGCAGGTAGTAATCACTATCCATCAGAATATATAATGAATGATTTAGGACTATATCTCCCAGGAGAAAATCCTGCAAATCAGACATTGGTTAAATATAATGGTGTTAGTGATAATTATTTTAAAACCGTAGGAACACCGCTGCTTGTTGGTCGTGATTTACGTGCTAATGATAGTACTCAGGTTATCGTTAATAAAGCTACTATTGATGCTTTTAATATTGATATAGATAATGCATTAAGTTCTAAATTGATACAGACGTATGAAGGAGAAACTTCGGTATATGAGATCGTAGGGGTTGTAACCGATTACCATTTTGCCTCTCTAAAAGAATCAATAGCTCCTATCTTACTTTTTAATGATAATGAACCAGGATGGCTTATCGTTAAAACAGAAACTACAGATTTTAAAACCTTGTTAGCTAATCTTGATCGTAGCTGGACATCAATAAACCCTAGTACACCCTTTGTATACACTTTTGTTGATAAAGAAGTCGGAAAATTATTTGTTGAAGAAAAACGGCTAAGTCAAATATCAATTGTATTTACTTGCTTGGCTATTTTAATTAGCTGTTTAGGTTTATTTGGGCTGATTTCTTTTATGGCAGAGCAGAAGAAAAAAGAAATAGGAATTCGAAAAGTATTAGGAGCCAGTGTAGGAACTGTGATCAATATGCTTACCAAAGATTTTATAAAACTGGTGCTCATAGCACTAATCATAGCTACTCCTCTAGCGTATTACTATATGGAGGACTGGTTGCAAGGTTTTGCATATAGAATTTCAATTAGTTGGTGGATTTTTGCCTTAGCAGGCGCTATTACTATGGGTATTACAATATTAACTGTATGTGTACAGGCATTTAAAGCCGCAACCGCTAATCCGGTAAAAAGCTTGCGTACAGAATAA
- a CDS encoding ABC transporter permease, giving the protein MFKNYIKIAWRNLKRNKGYSVVNIGGLTIGLSAVIFMLFYINHENSYDVFHTDYDRLFRIERTYVSSIQSDIWDSTPYILSDELKSSIPEITNATSIRTTANYLGVNDAMYHEKNGLFADNEFLKLFTLKFVEGDQNSSLENPMSIVLSESLAKKLSPESNIIGKTIHIDKKYDCVVTGVFADYPDNSHLKIDYLLSFSSYKTITRNTLDAGWGANNASTYVQLRNNAEIGKVSEKIKGFLTNHLKLEDGIQELLSLRPIRDIYMKTSKVRGGGGNRSEITTLYLFLAVVIFTALISLLNYINSSTAQVMKRELEIGIKKVMGSTKSHLRYQFITESLVMVSISFIIAIGLVLLFLPLFNKIVGKNLSIVFSQDWPFFIYAMLGSLLAGILAGLYPVFFLTSLKISSFLQGNSSIKRRAGLRKALVVFQLVLVIPLVFTSILIIEQFKYIEQRDIGFVKEDLLVSFIDVTNKEDREVLKTIGERLLQNPNILNYSISDSGPFGGGRQQSMDWEGNTTNEKAVIRSHRIDYDFLKTYQMKLIEGRDFSEDYATDIQSACIINQTALELFGWDNALGKKINNGRLKVIGVVKDFNDYTAFKKIPPMILFMDQGSGSSYVTIKVASNKRAEAQTLVNTLFNNDFPENPIEFSFLDDNLDSSYLNSLKGTINIFIFFSVLAILLAVLGLYSLVSFSLKTQQKMIAIRKVLGANAKSIFLILLREYMILFCIAATLGLITVYFIANKIIHVFAYHEGVKFIYLIMAGLLALFVVLFSVSSKIVSAVLQNPIKSLRKE; this is encoded by the coding sequence ATGTTTAAAAACTATATCAAAATCGCTTGGCGAAACCTAAAAAGAAACAAAGGGTATTCGGTGGTAAATATTGGTGGACTTACCATAGGCTTATCGGCGGTGATTTTTATGCTTTTTTATATAAATCATGAGAATAGTTACGATGTATTTCATACTGATTATGATAGACTTTTTAGAATAGAAAGAACATATGTAAGTAGTATCCAAAGTGATATTTGGGATAGTACACCTTATATATTATCAGATGAATTAAAAAGCTCTATTCCCGAAATTACTAATGCTACCAGTATAAGAACTACCGCAAACTACCTGGGCGTTAATGATGCAATGTATCATGAAAAGAATGGATTGTTTGCAGATAATGAATTTTTAAAACTATTTACTTTAAAGTTTGTAGAAGGTGATCAGAACAGCTCTTTAGAAAACCCAATGAGCATAGTACTTTCAGAATCATTAGCCAAAAAACTTTCTCCAGAAAGTAATATTATAGGAAAAACAATACATATCGATAAAAAATATGACTGTGTAGTTACTGGCGTATTTGCTGATTATCCCGATAATTCTCATTTAAAGATTGATTACCTACTTTCTTTTAGCTCATATAAAACTATTACAAGAAATACACTCGATGCGGGGTGGGGTGCAAATAATGCATCTACTTATGTTCAGCTAAGGAATAACGCAGAAATCGGCAAGGTATCAGAAAAAATAAAAGGGTTTTTAACAAATCATCTTAAGCTGGAAGATGGAATTCAGGAACTACTTAGCCTTAGACCCATTAGGGATATTTATATGAAAACGTCTAAGGTAAGAGGAGGAGGAGGAAACAGGAGCGAGATTACTACACTGTATCTTTTTCTTGCAGTTGTAATTTTTACTGCTTTAATCAGCTTGTTAAATTATATAAATTCATCCACTGCCCAGGTTATGAAGAGAGAATTAGAAATAGGAATCAAAAAGGTTATGGGTAGTACAAAGAGCCATTTAAGATACCAGTTTATTACCGAGTCATTGGTTATGGTATCCATCTCTTTTATCATTGCTATAGGTTTGGTACTATTGTTTCTTCCACTGTTTAATAAGATTGTCGGAAAGAATTTATCTATTGTTTTTAGTCAGGATTGGCCATTTTTTATATATGCTATGCTTGGTTCACTTCTGGCAGGTATTTTGGCAGGTTTATATCCTGTTTTCTTTCTTACATCCTTAAAAATTTCTTCTTTTCTTCAAGGTAATTCGTCTATTAAACGCCGTGCTGGTCTAAGAAAAGCTCTGGTTGTTTTTCAATTAGTATTAGTGATACCGTTGGTATTTACTTCAATACTTATTATAGAGCAGTTTAAATATATAGAGCAACGAGATATTGGATTTGTAAAAGAAGATTTATTAGTGTCATTTATAGATGTTACCAATAAAGAAGACAGAGAGGTACTTAAAACAATAGGAGAACGATTATTACAAAACCCTAATATTCTTAATTATTCTATATCAGATTCGGGTCCATTTGGTGGAGGAAGGCAACAAAGTATGGATTGGGAAGGTAATACAACTAATGAAAAAGCTGTGATTAGGTCACACAGGATAGATTACGATTTTTTGAAAACCTACCAAATGAAGCTAATAGAAGGAAGAGATTTTTCTGAAGATTATGCTACAGATATCCAAAGCGCATGCATCATAAACCAAACTGCTTTAGAATTGTTTGGCTGGGATAATGCCTTGGGTAAGAAAATCAATAATGGTCGTTTAAAAGTGATTGGTGTAGTAAAAGATTTTAATGATTATACGGCATTCAAGAAAATACCACCTATGATTCTTTTTATGGATCAAGGTTCGGGTAGCTCGTATGTAACCATAAAAGTAGCTTCAAATAAAAGAGCAGAAGCCCAAACATTGGTCAATACACTTTTTAACAATGATTTTCCAGAAAACCCCATTGAATTCAGCTTTTTGGATGACAATCTAGACAGCAGTTATTTGAACTCATTGAAAGGCACAATCAATATTTTCATTTTTTTCTCGGTATTAGCTATACTATTGGCAGTACTTGGATTATATAGTCTGGTATCCTTTTCGTTAAAAACACAACAAAAAATGATAGCAATACGAAAAGTACTGGGAGCCAATGCAAAAAGTATTTTTCTAATACTACTTAGAGAGTACATGATATTATTCTGTATTGCCGCAACATTAGGGCTTATTACGGTTTATTTCATAGCAAATAAAATAATACATGTTTTTGCATATCATGAAGGTGTCAAATTCATCTATCTAATTATGGCAGGATTACTAGCCTTATTTGTAGTGCTTTTTTCGGTGAGTAGCAAAATAGTTTCTGCGGTATTACAGAATCCCATAAAAAGCTTACGAAAAGAATAA